One Candidatus Binatia bacterium DNA window includes the following coding sequences:
- the proS gene encoding proline--tRNA ligase codes for MRYRNTLIPTLREDPSDAEVASHKLLVRAGMIRQVARGIYDFLPLGLRAVRKVEGIVREEMNRAGAQEILLPAVCPAELWQESGRWDRYGKELLRFRDRYDREFCFGPTHEEVVTDLVRREVRSYRDLPLNLYQIQVKFRDEMRPRFGLMRGREFLMKDAYSFHATVEDCEREYELMAETYRKIFRRCGLAAWQVESDTGAIGGLRAHEFHVLAESGEDTIVHCPSCGYSANVELAETRPPTTESAPPGGPKEKVATPGRRTVEEVSAFLGLPADRFVKTLLYRTEGEEVVAVLVRGDHEVSETKLKNHLGVAWVALADDATVERITGAPVGFAGPSGLRVRLLADRALRGARGMVSGANEADAHWVGLDQERDFPGAEFGDFRRAEAGDPCPRCPEGRLEAHRGIEVGNIFFLGTKYSEPMRATFLDAEGRSRPVVMGTYGIGITRTVAAAVEQHHDEKGIVWPPTIAPAHLHLLPTHWSSPPLRETSERLYRELGGAGVEVLLDDREERPGVKFADADLLGLPLRLVLGPKSLERGVAEWKERAEAQPVEVPLGEVVPRVVEWLRGSLERSKHG; via the coding sequence GTGCGTTACCGAAACACCTTGATCCCCACACTCCGGGAAGACCCCTCCGACGCCGAGGTCGCGAGCCACAAGCTTCTCGTGCGGGCCGGGATGATCCGGCAGGTAGCCCGGGGCATCTACGACTTTTTGCCGCTGGGCCTTCGGGCCGTGCGCAAAGTCGAAGGGATCGTGCGCGAGGAAATGAACCGGGCCGGCGCCCAGGAAATTCTCCTTCCGGCCGTCTGCCCTGCCGAGCTCTGGCAGGAGAGCGGCCGCTGGGATCGTTACGGCAAGGAGCTGCTTCGCTTTCGGGACCGGTACGATCGCGAGTTCTGCTTCGGACCGACCCACGAGGAGGTCGTCACCGACCTGGTCCGGCGCGAGGTTCGCTCCTACCGGGACCTGCCGCTGAACCTCTACCAGATCCAGGTGAAGTTCCGGGACGAGATGCGTCCCCGCTTCGGTCTCATGCGGGGCCGGGAGTTCCTGATGAAAGACGCGTACTCCTTCCACGCCACGGTCGAGGACTGCGAGCGGGAGTACGAGCTGATGGCCGAAACCTACCGCAAGATCTTCCGGCGCTGCGGGCTCGCGGCCTGGCAGGTGGAGTCCGACACCGGCGCGATCGGGGGCCTTCGCGCCCACGAATTCCACGTGCTGGCGGAGTCCGGCGAGGACACGATCGTTCACTGCCCGAGCTGCGGCTATTCGGCCAACGTGGAGCTCGCGGAAACACGGCCTCCCACGACCGAGAGCGCGCCGCCGGGCGGCCCGAAAGAGAAAGTCGCTACACCGGGCCGGAGGACGGTCGAGGAGGTGTCGGCTTTTCTCGGCCTGCCGGCCGACCGTTTCGTGAAAACCCTCCTCTACCGGACCGAAGGGGAGGAGGTCGTCGCCGTCCTGGTTCGCGGCGATCACGAAGTGAGCGAAACGAAGCTGAAGAACCATCTCGGAGTCGCGTGGGTCGCCCTGGCCGACGACGCGACGGTCGAGCGGATCACGGGTGCACCCGTCGGGTTCGCGGGACCCTCGGGACTCCGGGTACGCCTTCTCGCGGACCGTGCTCTCCGGGGCGCTCGGGGCATGGTGAGCGGAGCCAACGAGGCGGATGCGCACTGGGTGGGGCTCGACCAGGAACGGGATTTTCCCGGAGCCGAGTTCGGTGACTTCCGTCGAGCGGAAGCCGGCGACCCCTGTCCGCGTTGTCCCGAAGGACGCCTCGAGGCGCACCGGGGAATCGAAGTGGGCAACATCTTTTTCCTCGGGACGAAGTACAGCGAGCCCATGCGGGCGACGTTCCTGGACGCCGAGGGTCGCTCCCGTCCCGTCGTGATGGGGACCTACGGGATCGGCATCACGCGCACGGTGGCCGCGGCGGTCGAGCAGCATCACGACGAAAAGGGAATCGTCTGGCCCCCGACGATCGCTCCGGCCCACCTCCACCTGCTCCCCACCCACTGGTCGTCGCCGCCGCTGCGGGAGACGAGCGAAAGGCTCTACCGGGAACTCGGAGGCGCGGGTGTCGAAGTCCTGCTGGACGACCGGGAAGAACGCCCCGGGGTCAAGTTCGCGGACGCGGACCTCCTCGGGCTTCCGCTGCGGCTCGTTCTCGGACCCAAGAGTCTCGAGCGCGGCGTGGCGGAGTGGAAGGAACGGGCGGAAGCGCAACCCGTGGAAGTGCCGCTCGGAGAAGTCGTGCCGCGCGTCGTCGAGTGGTTGCGCGGCTCGCTCGAGCGGAGCAAACACGGCTGA
- the gpm gene encoding phosphoglycerate mutase, producing the protein MGSPTRILLVRHGESEGNRDAVFTASPDVPLTARGHEQARRTAEFLRRRYRPVRLLSSPYRRAYDTARVLSPVLGLEVEVDERFREQSFGIFAGRPYASLAEDPDFSRVPRWSWKPPGGESLLEVRDRAGPALDELVRAAAGSEVVLVCHGGVIRALWAHVHDSWEDLPPVGNGAVVEVSHAEGRYAARVVRHEAGSELDAQVRTP; encoded by the coding sequence ATGGGATCGCCCACGCGCATCCTCCTGGTCCGTCACGGCGAGAGCGAGGGAAATCGAGACGCCGTGTTCACGGCCTCCCCCGACGTGCCCCTCACCGCGCGCGGGCACGAACAGGCTCGGCGTACCGCCGAGTTCCTCCGGCGTCGTTACCGTCCGGTGCGACTTCTTTCGAGCCCCTACCGGAGGGCGTACGACACCGCGCGCGTCCTCTCCCCGGTGCTCGGGCTCGAGGTGGAAGTGGACGAGCGGTTCCGGGAGCAAAGCTTCGGGATCTTCGCCGGCCGTCCGTACGCGTCACTGGCGGAAGATCCGGATTTTTCGAGAGTACCGCGCTGGTCGTGGAAACCCCCGGGCGGGGAGTCGTTGCTCGAGGTCCGGGATCGAGCCGGTCCCGCCCTCGACGAACTCGTACGGGCCGCGGCCGGGTCCGAAGTCGTCCTGGTCTGCCACGGGGGCGTGATCCGTGCGCTCTGGGCCCACGTCCACGATTCGTGGGAGGATTTGCCGCCGGTAGGGAACGGCGCCGTCGTCGAGGTGTCCCACGCCGAGGGGCGCTACGCGGCCAGGGTCGTCCGGCACGAGGCCGGGTCGGAACTTGACGCGCAGGTTCGTACCCCCTAA
- the kdsB gene encoding 3-deoxy-manno-octulosonate cytidylyltransferase, giving the protein MAQGVVAIIPARYGSTRLPGKPLVSIAGRPLVQHVYERASLSGAFDRVLVATDDERVARRVREFGGEAVLTRGCHPSGTDRVAEVAEGLDAEIVVNVQGDLPFLGTEAFRVLLRTLREGDAPMATVRARLVDRTEWERPDVVKVVTDSRDYALYFSRSPIPYQNGATVRASRHVGLYAYRRAFLLELGRLEPTALELAEGLEQLRVLEHGYPIKVGQIDEVPVEVNTPEDLELARRSAERETRT; this is encoded by the coding sequence ATGGCTCAGGGCGTCGTGGCGATCATCCCCGCGCGGTACGGGTCGACCCGGCTGCCCGGAAAGCCTCTGGTCTCGATCGCGGGAAGACCTCTCGTGCAGCACGTCTACGAACGAGCCTCGCTCTCCGGAGCCTTCGACCGCGTGCTCGTGGCCACGGACGACGAGAGGGTCGCACGCCGGGTGCGCGAGTTCGGGGGCGAAGCGGTTCTCACCCGGGGTTGCCATCCCTCGGGGACGGATCGGGTCGCCGAAGTCGCCGAGGGTCTCGACGCCGAGATCGTCGTCAACGTGCAGGGGGACCTCCCCTTTCTCGGAACGGAGGCGTTCCGCGTGCTGCTCCGGACGCTCCGGGAAGGCGACGCCCCCATGGCGACGGTCCGGGCACGACTCGTCGACCGCACCGAATGGGAAAGACCGGACGTCGTCAAGGTGGTCACCGACTCCCGCGACTATGCCCTCTACTTCTCGCGAAGCCCCATTCCCTACCAGAACGGGGCGACCGTCCGGGCCTCCCGCCACGTGGGGCTCTACGCCTATCGGCGGGCTTTCCTTCTCGAGCTCGGGCGTCTCGAGCCGACCGCACTCGAGCTCGCGGAAGGTCTCGAGCAGCTCCGCGTCCTCGAGCACGGCTACCCCATCAAGGTCGGGCAGATCGACGAGGTCCCGGTCGAGGTGAACACTCCGGAAGATCTGGAACTCGCCCGCCGGTCGGCAGAACGGGAAACCCGGACATGA
- the pyrG gene encoding CTP synthase encodes MSTKGRTKFIFVTGGVVSSLGKGLASASIGALLESRGLKVTLFKMDPYINVDPGTMSPFQHGEVFVTDDGAETDLDLGHYERFVSTRMSRKNNFTTGQVYDTVIQKERRGDYLGGTVQVIPHITDEIKRRIELAAEGADVAIGEVGGTVGDIESLPFLEAIRQVRLEKGRENVLYVHLTLVPYIAAARELKTKPTQHSVKELTGLGIQPDILLCRSSLKLDSKIKDKIAHFCNVEPQAVITAVDVDCIYELPLLFHEEGLDERIIDKLNMWTAAPNLSKWQRVVEILRHPRHEVRIAMVGKYVDLADSYKSLNEALVHGGIANECRVVIEHVDSETVEEHGLPEAVTTADGILVPMGFGPRGTEGKIAAVRYARENKVPFLGICYGMQMAVIEFARNVCGLEGANSTEIDERTPHPVIDLMATQRGVARKGGTMRLGAYPCVLQEGSLAHQVYGKKKISERHRHRYEFNNAYREILHRHGLAFSGLSPDGSLVEIVELPDHPWFLASQFHPEFQSRPTECHPLFRGFVRAALQRRRLAESVSLLDRARVARQV; translated from the coding sequence ATGAGCACGAAGGGCCGCACGAAATTCATCTTCGTGACGGGCGGGGTCGTGTCCTCGCTCGGCAAAGGGCTCGCTTCCGCTTCGATCGGGGCTCTGCTGGAAAGCCGCGGCCTGAAGGTGACCCTCTTCAAGATGGATCCCTACATCAACGTCGACCCGGGCACGATGAGCCCCTTCCAGCACGGCGAGGTTTTCGTCACCGACGACGGCGCCGAAACGGACCTCGACCTGGGCCACTACGAGCGGTTCGTGAGCACCCGGATGAGCCGGAAGAACAACTTCACGACGGGCCAGGTCTACGACACCGTGATCCAGAAGGAGCGCCGCGGGGACTACCTCGGCGGGACCGTGCAGGTCATCCCCCACATCACGGACGAGATCAAGCGCCGCATCGAGCTCGCCGCCGAGGGAGCCGACGTGGCGATCGGAGAGGTCGGGGGAACGGTGGGGGACATCGAGAGCCTCCCCTTCCTCGAAGCCATCCGGCAGGTGAGGCTCGAGAAGGGACGCGAGAACGTCCTCTACGTGCACCTGACGCTCGTTCCCTACATCGCCGCGGCCCGCGAGCTCAAAACCAAGCCCACGCAGCACAGCGTGAAGGAGCTCACGGGCCTGGGGATCCAGCCCGACATCCTGCTCTGCCGGAGCAGTCTCAAGCTCGACTCGAAAATCAAGGACAAGATCGCCCACTTCTGCAACGTCGAACCCCAGGCCGTCATCACGGCCGTCGACGTGGACTGCATCTACGAACTGCCGCTTCTCTTCCACGAGGAAGGCCTGGACGAGCGGATCATCGACAAGCTCAACATGTGGACGGCCGCTCCCAACCTCTCGAAGTGGCAGCGAGTCGTCGAAATCCTGCGGCATCCCAGACACGAGGTGCGCATCGCCATGGTCGGCAAGTACGTCGACCTCGCCGACTCGTACAAAAGCCTGAACGAGGCGCTCGTTCACGGCGGCATCGCGAACGAGTGCCGGGTCGTCATCGAGCACGTGGACTCCGAGACGGTCGAGGAGCACGGCCTGCCCGAGGCCGTCACCACGGCCGACGGCATCCTGGTTCCGATGGGGTTCGGTCCGAGGGGCACGGAGGGAAAAATCGCGGCGGTTCGCTACGCGCGCGAGAACAAGGTGCCGTTCCTGGGAATCTGCTACGGCATGCAGATGGCCGTGATCGAGTTCGCCCGCAACGTGTGCGGCCTCGAAGGGGCGAACTCGACGGAAATCGACGAACGCACGCCGCATCCCGTGATCGACCTGATGGCGACGCAGCGCGGCGTCGCGCGCAAAGGTGGCACGATGAGGCTCGGAGCCTATCCGTGCGTCCTGCAGGAAGGGTCTCTCGCCCACCAAGTCTACGGGAAGAAAAAGATCTCGGAACGCCACCGCCACCGCTACGAGTTCAACAACGCCTACCGCGAAATCCTCCACCGGCACGGGCTCGCCTTCAGCGGCCTTTCCCCGGACGGCTCGCTGGTGGAAATCGTGGAGCTCCCCGACCACCCCTGGTTTCTCGCGAGCCAGTTCCACCCCGAGTTCCAGTCCCGCCCCACCGAGTGCCACCCGCTCTTCCGCGGCTTCGTCCGGGCCGCGCTGCAGCGAAGACGCCTCGCGGAAAGCGTCTCGCTTCTCGACCGGGCGCGCGTCGCGCGACAGGTCTGA
- the kdsA gene encoding 2-dehydro-3-deoxyphosphooctonate aldolase: MVSTRRVRIGSETFGAGEPLGLVAGPCVLEDRETTLRHAAALREITGRLGMPFVFKASFDKANRSSHRSFRGPGLEGGLRLLEEVKRETGAPVLTDVHEAWQAELAAEVADVLQVPAFLCRQTDLLLACGRTGKAVNIKKGQFLAPWDVRGAVEKVVSTGNEAILVTERGSCFGYNNLVVDFRSLPILAELGFPVVFDAGHSVQFPGGLGERSGGDRRMIPVLARAAVAVGVDALFLEVHEDPDRAPSDGPNSFPLGATETLLLEVLRIDRARRGA, translated from the coding sequence GTGGTCTCCACGCGTCGGGTGCGGATCGGGTCGGAGACGTTCGGGGCGGGAGAGCCGCTCGGGCTCGTCGCCGGCCCCTGCGTCCTCGAGGACCGCGAGACGACCCTGCGGCACGCCGCGGCACTCCGCGAGATCACCGGAAGGCTCGGCATGCCCTTCGTCTTCAAGGCGTCTTTCGACAAGGCGAACCGCTCTTCCCACCGCTCGTTCCGGGGACCCGGCCTCGAAGGCGGACTGCGTCTTCTCGAGGAGGTGAAGCGGGAGACGGGAGCACCCGTCCTGACGGACGTCCACGAGGCGTGGCAGGCGGAGCTCGCGGCCGAGGTCGCGGACGTCCTGCAGGTTCCCGCCTTCCTGTGCCGGCAGACCGACCTCCTTCTGGCCTGCGGGAGGACGGGAAAGGCCGTCAACATCAAGAAGGGCCAGTTCCTGGCTCCGTGGGACGTACGGGGGGCCGTGGAGAAAGTCGTCTCCACCGGCAACGAGGCGATCCTGGTCACGGAGCGAGGGTCGTGCTTCGGCTACAACAACCTCGTCGTCGACTTCCGGTCGCTTCCGATCCTGGCCGAGCTCGGCTTTCCGGTGGTTTTCGACGCGGGCCACAGCGTGCAGTTTCCCGGCGGTCTCGGCGAACGCTCGGGCGGCGACCGTCGCATGATCCCCGTGCTCGCCCGCGCGGCCGTAGCGGTGGGAGTCGACGCGCTCTTCCTCGAAGTCCACGAGGATCCGGATCGTGCGCCGAGCGACGGCCCCAACTCGTTCCCGCTCGGGGCGACGGAAACCCTCCTGCTCGAGGTCCTGCGCATCGATCGTGCGAGGCGGGGGGCGTGA
- the kdsD gene encoding arabinose-5-phosphate isomerase, with amino-acid sequence MRRSAVSRTRRRAGSSGRDLEIGRRVLRSEAAALRRLADRLDGAFRDAVEILWNCRGKVVVVGMGKSGQIGRKIASTFASTGTPAFFLHAAEGLHGDSGMLMRGDAVIALSHSGETEVVRLLPLVKRLGLPLVAVTSRPDSTLGRASDVVLATGVEREACPLDLSPTTSTTVMLALGDALAVALLERRNFRREDFAFLHPGGRLGRRLFRVRDLFHAGAEIPLVPLDADVLRTLAEMSAKKLGITGVVDRQGKLVGVVTDGDLRRALERFSGDLRTLRARDLMTREPKTVEPDALAEEALARMERHAITSLFVLERKTRRPLGIVHMHDLVRAGVV; translated from the coding sequence GTGAGACGATCGGCCGTGAGCCGCACGAGACGTCGGGCGGGTAGTTCCGGCCGGGACCTCGAGATCGGCCGGCGCGTCCTGCGATCGGAGGCGGCCGCGCTCCGCCGGCTGGCCGACCGTCTCGACGGCGCCTTCCGGGACGCGGTCGAGATCCTGTGGAACTGCCGCGGCAAGGTCGTCGTCGTCGGGATGGGGAAATCGGGTCAGATCGGCCGCAAGATCGCCTCCACCTTCGCGAGTACCGGCACGCCGGCCTTTTTTCTCCACGCGGCCGAGGGACTCCACGGCGACTCCGGTATGCTCATGCGCGGCGACGCCGTCATCGCGCTTTCCCACAGCGGGGAGACCGAAGTCGTCCGGCTCCTCCCGCTGGTCAAGCGACTCGGCCTCCCGCTGGTGGCCGTCACGTCCCGGCCCGATTCGACTCTGGGACGAGCTTCCGACGTCGTTCTGGCGACGGGGGTGGAACGGGAGGCCTGCCCGCTCGATCTCTCGCCGACCACGAGCACGACGGTCATGCTCGCACTCGGGGACGCTCTGGCGGTGGCTCTGCTCGAGCGGAGGAATTTCCGGAGGGAAGACTTCGCCTTCCTGCACCCGGGGGGACGACTGGGACGTCGGCTCTTTCGCGTACGAGACCTCTTTCACGCGGGTGCCGAAATCCCGCTCGTTCCCCTCGACGCCGACGTCCTGCGAACCCTCGCCGAGATGTCGGCGAAAAAGCTCGGGATCACGGGCGTCGTCGACCGGCAGGGGAAGCTTGTCGGCGTGGTGACGGACGGGGACTTGCGACGGGCGCTCGAGCGTTTCAGCGGCGATCTCCGGACGCTCCGCGCCCGGGATCTCATGACGAGGGAACCGAAAACCGTCGAGCCCGACGCGCTGGCGGAAGAGGCTCTCGCTCGCATGGAACGGCACGCCATCACCTCGCTTTTCGTCCTCGAGCGAAAAACCCGCCGCCCCCTGGGCATCGTGCACATGCACGACCTCGTACGGGCCGGTGTCGTCTGA
- a CDS encoding lipid A biosynthesis acyltransferase — translation MALGAARVVPLRWTPALATALGAFLYRVLPSVRKLSERHLELALGHLPAAERSRIARAALAHAALSFCEIAKFDELVPELDELVEVEGEEIVEDVLRLGRGAIVVTGHIGNWELLGAYFARRGIPVVAVARRIYEERIDRLVVAFRARHGVRTVHRSDRSAAREILRTLRARGILAMVVDQDTHAPSLTVPFFGLPARSPVAPAVLALRTGAPLVPVFIERIAGGRHRIFVHPPLPTPEGGDRIVRVRALLEDINRALERQIRRRPEQWVWWHRRWRRGPVPRLDLDAKFPYGRSG, via the coding sequence ATGGCCCTCGGGGCGGCCCGGGTCGTGCCCCTCCGGTGGACTCCTGCCCTGGCCACCGCTCTGGGCGCGTTCCTCTACCGCGTTCTTCCTTCGGTCCGAAAGCTCTCCGAACGCCACCTCGAGCTCGCCCTCGGCCACCTCCCGGCCGCGGAACGGAGCCGAATCGCGCGCGCCGCGCTCGCGCACGCGGCCCTCTCGTTCTGCGAAATCGCGAAGTTCGACGAACTCGTGCCCGAACTCGACGAACTCGTCGAGGTGGAGGGCGAGGAGATCGTGGAGGACGTGCTGCGCCTCGGACGCGGAGCCATCGTCGTCACGGGCCACATCGGCAACTGGGAGCTCCTCGGTGCCTATTTCGCACGGCGAGGAATCCCCGTCGTAGCCGTCGCCCGCAGGATCTACGAGGAGCGGATCGATCGCCTGGTGGTGGCGTTCCGCGCGAGGCACGGTGTGCGAACCGTGCACCGCTCGGACCGCTCGGCAGCACGGGAAATCCTCCGGACGCTTCGGGCCCGGGGAATTCTGGCCATGGTGGTGGACCAGGACACCCACGCTCCTTCCCTCACGGTCCCCTTTTTCGGACTCCCCGCACGGTCTCCGGTCGCCCCTGCCGTGCTCGCGCTCCGGACCGGTGCCCCCCTCGTGCCGGTGTTCATCGAACGCATCGCCGGAGGCCGCCACCGGATTTTCGTGCACCCTCCCCTGCCGACTCCCGAGGGCGGCGACCGCATCGTGCGCGTACGGGCCCTCCTGGAAGACATCAACCGAGCGCTCGAACGGCAAATCCGCCGCCGACCGGAACAGTGGGTCTGGTGGCACCGTCGCTGGCGACGCGGTCCCGTTCCCCGCCTTGATCTAGATGCGAAATTTCCCTATGGCAGGAGCGGCTGA
- a CDS encoding lipid A biosynthesis acyltransferase, whose protein sequence is MDARNRSVGLRNLAWAFPRLGEKRRREILLASARNLGRVAAEVCQIRRRGTERLRSLVRFDDRGAWERALGRSRERGLLALTGHVGNWEFLHAFHALLGFPVTLVHRPMRNPLVERWIRELREEAGTSTLLKRNAARGAIEALRRGGILAVALDQNQTLSSGIFVRFFGKPACTSPGLARLALRTGAPIYPVFLLREEDSYHHRLFVGPPLPADGDVLRLTQACVDALEEVVRTYPEQWIWFHKRWKTRPPGEEPVY, encoded by the coding sequence GTGGACGCCCGGAACCGCTCGGTGGGGCTGCGCAACCTCGCCTGGGCCTTCCCTCGGCTCGGGGAGAAACGGCGCCGCGAAATCCTCCTTGCGAGCGCGCGCAATCTCGGTCGGGTAGCCGCCGAGGTCTGCCAGATCCGGCGTCGTGGTACCGAGCGGCTCCGTTCCCTCGTCCGGTTCGACGACCGCGGCGCGTGGGAGCGAGCTCTCGGCCGCTCCCGGGAGCGCGGACTCCTGGCGCTCACGGGACACGTCGGAAACTGGGAGTTTCTGCACGCCTTCCACGCCCTCCTCGGTTTCCCGGTGACCCTCGTCCACCGTCCCATGCGAAACCCCCTGGTGGAGAGGTGGATCCGCGAGCTCCGCGAGGAAGCCGGTACGAGCACGCTCCTCAAACGAAACGCGGCTCGGGGAGCCATCGAAGCACTGCGGCGGGGAGGAATCCTGGCCGTGGCCCTCGACCAGAACCAGACGTTGTCGTCGGGAATTTTCGTTCGGTTCTTCGGGAAGCCCGCCTGCACCTCGCCGGGTCTCGCCCGTCTCGCCCTTCGAACGGGCGCCCCGATCTACCCGGTTTTCCTCCTCCGGGAGGAGGACTCCTACCACCACCGCCTGTTCGTCGGCCCGCCGCTCCCCGCCGACGGGGACGTCCTGCGGCTCACCCAGGCCTGTGTCGACGCGCTCGAGGAGGTGGTGCGGACCTATCCGGAGCAGTGGATCTGGTTCCACAAGCGCTGGAAGACCCGTCCGCCCGGAGAGGAACCGGTCTACTGA